Proteins from one Pelosinus sp. IPA-1 genomic window:
- a CDS encoding FAD-binding protein produces MAIKVIEECIGCGACIGVCPFNTIIMQDGKAVIAEGCTVCSACLDTCPIGAIILEDEEKTIEIDKNEYKGVWVFIEQISGQVRSVGQELLGEGRKLAETMGQELSGVIIGDNVKKLAKEVFSSGADKVYLVEGAEYKHYTTDAYTIAFSDLIKTYRPAVILIGATNDGRDLGPRVACRVGTGLTADCTSLGIDEATGLVAWTRPAFGGNIMATILCPDHRPQMGTVRPKVFKCLEQDFTRTGEIVQVASKVKSSDIRTKLIDVIKVCTASCKLEEAEIIVSGGRGMCKPENFVLIEELASVLGGAVGASRAAVDAGWKPHIHQVGQTGKTVGPKIYFACGISGAIQHLAGMSSSDIIIAINKDADAPIFKVANYGIVGDAIEIIPFLIEEFSKNKCEHIC; encoded by the coding sequence GTGGCAATAAAAGTAATTGAAGAATGTATCGGCTGCGGTGCTTGTATTGGCGTTTGTCCTTTTAATACTATTATTATGCAAGATGGCAAAGCGGTAATTGCGGAAGGGTGTACCGTATGCTCTGCATGTCTAGATACTTGTCCGATAGGGGCGATTATCCTGGAAGATGAAGAAAAAACAATTGAAATAGATAAAAATGAGTATAAAGGTGTCTGGGTATTTATTGAGCAAATCAGCGGACAGGTACGTAGCGTTGGGCAGGAACTTTTAGGCGAAGGTCGCAAGTTGGCTGAAACAATGGGGCAGGAACTTTCAGGTGTAATCATTGGTGATAATGTAAAAAAACTAGCTAAAGAAGTTTTTTCCAGTGGTGCCGACAAAGTATACTTAGTAGAAGGTGCTGAATACAAGCACTATACCACTGACGCTTATACTATTGCCTTTTCCGATCTAATAAAAACCTACCGACCTGCTGTTATTCTCATAGGTGCGACCAATGACGGGCGTGATTTGGGACCGCGGGTAGCCTGCAGGGTAGGCACAGGTTTGACGGCTGACTGTACTAGTTTAGGTATTGATGAAGCTACCGGACTTGTTGCTTGGACGCGTCCGGCCTTTGGCGGTAATATCATGGCTACTATTCTCTGTCCTGATCATCGTCCACAAATGGGCACTGTTCGCCCGAAAGTATTCAAGTGTCTGGAGCAGGATTTTACTCGTACCGGTGAAATTGTGCAAGTGGCAAGCAAAGTCAAATCGTCAGACATTCGCACAAAACTAATCGACGTCATCAAAGTATGTACCGCCTCATGCAAACTAGAAGAAGCTGAAATTATCGTGTCTGGTGGTCGTGGTATGTGTAAACCAGAAAACTTTGTGTTGATTGAAGAATTGGCAAGTGTTTTAGGTGGCGCGGTGGGGGCATCGCGGGCGGCGGTAGACGCTGGTTGGAAGCCTCATATACATCAAGTAGGGCAGACTGGTAAAACAGTAGGACCGAAAATATACTTTGCCTGCGGCATATCAGGAGCTATCCAGCACTTGGCAGGCATGTCCTCTTCGGACATTATCATTGCTATTAACAAAGATGCCGATGCTCCAATCTTCAAAGTGGCGAATTATGGTATCGTTGGTGATGCAATAGAAATTATTCCGTTTTTGATAGAAGAGTTCAGTAAAAATAAGTGTGAGCATATTTGTTAG
- a CDS encoding acetyl-CoA C-acetyltransferase has translation MKDVVIVSAVRTAIGSFNGSLASFSAIHLGGIVIKEVVERAGVAKENIDEVIFGNVLQAGLGQNPARQAAIIGGIPVEVPSYTVNKVCGSGLKAVNLATQAIMAGDADIVVAGGMESMTNAPYLLDSKARWGYRMGHSKLTDVMIQDGLWCNFNDYHMGITAENIVTKYGLAREELDQLAFESQNKAAKAIESGAFKQEIVPVTIKGKKGDTIFDTDEYPKGTTYQSLCDLRPAFKKDGTVTAGNASGINDGAAALVVMSADKAQQMDIKPLARIRSIGSGGVDPSIMGMGPVPATRKALNKVGLTVNDLDLIEANEAFAAQFLAVGKELGFMKEKVNVNGGAIALGHPIGASGARILVTLLHAMEYRGAKVGLATLCIGGGQGIATVIERI, from the coding sequence ATGAAAGACGTGGTTATTGTTAGTGCAGTGCGCACTGCCATAGGTAGTTTTAACGGCTCCTTAGCTTCTTTTTCTGCTATTCATTTAGGTGGTATTGTCATTAAAGAAGTTGTGGAACGTGCTGGAGTAGCAAAAGAAAATATTGATGAAGTGATTTTTGGTAATGTTCTGCAGGCTGGGTTGGGGCAAAACCCTGCCCGACAAGCAGCTATAATAGGCGGCATTCCAGTTGAAGTACCATCTTATACTGTGAATAAAGTGTGTGGTTCAGGACTAAAAGCAGTTAATTTGGCGACCCAGGCCATTATGGCTGGTGATGCTGATATTGTTGTCGCTGGCGGTATGGAGAGTATGACCAATGCGCCATATCTTTTGGATAGCAAGGCACGATGGGGCTATCGCATGGGGCATTCCAAGTTAACTGATGTTATGATTCAAGACGGTTTGTGGTGTAACTTTAACGACTATCACATGGGTATTACCGCTGAAAATATTGTAACCAAATACGGTCTTGCTCGTGAAGAGCTAGACCAATTAGCATTTGAATCTCAAAATAAAGCCGCTAAAGCGATTGAGAGCGGCGCATTTAAGCAGGAAATTGTTCCTGTTACTATAAAAGGCAAAAAAGGCGACACTATTTTTGATACAGATGAATATCCAAAAGGAACAACCTATCAAAGCTTATGTGATTTGCGTCCTGCTTTTAAAAAAGATGGTACCGTTACAGCTGGTAATGCCTCCGGTATTAATGACGGTGCAGCTGCATTAGTCGTGATGTCTGCTGATAAAGCACAACAAATGGATATTAAGCCACTGGCTCGTATTCGTTCTATTGGTTCAGGCGGTGTTGATCCAAGTATTATGGGAATGGGACCAGTTCCAGCAACTCGTAAGGCATTGAATAAAGTTGGTCTGACTGTGAATGATCTTGACCTTATTGAGGCTAATGAGGCTTTTGCTGCTCAGTTCCTTGCTGTAGGTAAAGAGCTTGGTTTTATGAAAGAAAAAGTTAATGTTAATGGTGGTGCCATTGCTCTAGGCCATCCAATTGGTGCAAGCGGAGCGCGTATATTGGTTACATTACTTCATGCTATGGAATATAGAGGTGCCAAAGTGGGTCTGGCGACTTTGTGTATTGGTGGCGGTCAAGGCATAGCGACTGTTATTGAGCGTATATAG
- a CDS encoding glutamine synthetase III, giving the protein MSKLGQLFGSNVFNDAVMKESLPKATYKALKKTIEGGLPLDPAVADVVATAMKDWALEKGATHFTHWFQPMTGITAEKHDAFISPTDDGKAIMEFSGKELIKGEPDASSFPSGGLRATFEARGYTAWDCTSPAFVKDGSLCIPTAFCSYTGEALDKKIPLLSSMEALSKQALRVLKALGNTTSKKVITTVGPEQEYFIVDKKIYDQRKDLKFTGRTLFGAKPPKGQELDDHYFGSIKERISNYMKELDEELWKLGISAKSKHNEVAPAQHELAPIYTTTNIATDHNQLTMDTMKKVALRQGLVCLLHEKPFAGINGSGKHNNWSMGTDDGMNLLEPGKTPHDNRQFLVFLCSVIKAVDVYSDLLRVSAANPGNDHRLGANEAPPAIISIFLGEQLQDILEQIENGGATSSKSGGNMEIGVTTLPVLPKDATDRNRTSPFAFTGNKFEFRMCPSSASIAEPNITLNTIVAEILDEVASRLEKAKDVNAEVKAILAEYVSKHKRVVFNGNGYSDEWVVEAEKRGLPNLKTTVESIKALISEKNIAVMEKHGVLSRLEMESRYEIALENYIKTINIEALTMIEMAKREIMPAVIKSATGLAASINTIKATGVAVDLTAQTELLTEVSSLNGALKKAITVLEETVEKASNAHGDIYEQASLYRFDVFEKMATLREVVDTLETLVDKDVWPMPTYGELLFNI; this is encoded by the coding sequence ATGAGCAAGTTAGGTCAACTTTTTGGATCAAATGTATTTAATGATGCCGTTATGAAAGAGAGTCTTCCTAAAGCTACATATAAAGCTTTAAAAAAGACAATTGAAGGGGGTCTTCCTTTAGATCCAGCAGTAGCAGATGTAGTAGCTACCGCTATGAAAGATTGGGCTCTTGAAAAAGGCGCAACCCATTTTACTCATTGGTTCCAACCTATGACAGGTATCACTGCGGAAAAACATGATGCCTTTATATCACCAACTGATGATGGTAAAGCTATTATGGAGTTCTCAGGCAAAGAATTAATTAAGGGAGAACCGGATGCTTCTTCATTCCCTTCTGGTGGTCTTAGAGCTACTTTTGAAGCTAGAGGATATACTGCATGGGATTGTACATCACCAGCATTTGTAAAAGACGGTTCATTATGTATACCAACGGCTTTTTGTTCTTATACTGGAGAGGCCTTGGACAAGAAGATTCCGTTATTATCTTCAATGGAAGCGTTATCGAAACAAGCATTACGTGTATTAAAAGCGCTTGGAAATACAACATCTAAGAAAGTTATAACAACTGTTGGACCAGAACAAGAATACTTTATTGTTGATAAAAAAATATATGATCAAAGAAAAGACTTAAAATTTACAGGAAGAACACTTTTTGGTGCTAAACCTCCTAAGGGCCAAGAATTAGATGATCATTATTTTGGTTCAATTAAAGAAAGAATTTCTAATTACATGAAGGAATTAGATGAAGAACTTTGGAAACTTGGGATTTCGGCAAAGAGCAAACATAACGAAGTGGCTCCTGCGCAACATGAGTTAGCTCCAATATATACTACGACAAATATAGCAACAGATCACAACCAACTTACTATGGATACAATGAAGAAAGTTGCCTTAAGACAAGGTCTTGTTTGTTTGTTGCATGAAAAACCATTCGCTGGAATTAATGGTTCCGGTAAGCATAATAACTGGTCTATGGGAACAGATGATGGAATGAATTTACTAGAACCAGGTAAGACTCCTCATGATAATAGACAGTTTCTTGTATTCTTATGTTCTGTTATAAAAGCCGTTGATGTTTACTCAGATTTATTGAGAGTATCGGCTGCAAATCCAGGGAATGATCATAGATTAGGTGCTAATGAAGCTCCTCCAGCTATTATCTCAATATTCTTAGGAGAGCAATTACAAGATATTCTAGAACAAATTGAGAACGGTGGAGCTACAAGCTCTAAATCTGGCGGTAACATGGAGATTGGTGTTACTACGTTGCCTGTATTGCCAAAAGATGCAACTGACAGAAACAGAACTTCCCCATTTGCATTTACCGGTAATAAATTCGAATTTAGAATGTGCCCATCTTCAGCATCCATTGCTGAGCCAAACATAACTTTAAATACGATTGTAGCTGAAATACTGGACGAAGTTGCTAGTAGATTGGAAAAGGCTAAGGATGTAAATGCCGAAGTCAAAGCAATTCTTGCTGAATATGTTAGCAAGCACAAAAGAGTGGTATTTAACGGCAATGGCTACTCAGATGAATGGGTTGTTGAAGCTGAAAAGAGAGGGCTTCCAAACTTAAAAACTACAGTTGAATCGATTAAAGCTCTTATTTCTGAAAAGAACATAGCCGTAATGGAAAAACATGGTGTATTGAGTAGATTAGAAATGGAATCTCGTTATGAAATAGCTCTTGAGAATTATATCAAAACAATTAATATTGAAGCATTGACAATGATAGAAATGGCTAAGAGAGAAATAATGCCTGCTGTTATCAAATCTGCTACAGGTCTTGCTGCTTCAATCAATACAATCAAAGCTACAGGTGTAGCGGTTGACTTAACCGCTCAAACTGAATTGTTAACAGAAGTTTCTTCCTTAAATGGGGCATTAAAGAAAGCGATTACTGTTCTTGAAGAAACTGTAGAAAAAGCCTCAAATGCACATGGGGACATATATGAACAAGCTTCATTATATCGTTTTGATGTATTTGAAAAAATGGCAACACTACGTGAAGTTGTTGATACACTTGAAACTCTAGTGGATAAAGATGTATGGCCAATGCCAACGTATGGTGAACTATTATTCAACATATAA
- a CDS encoding acyl-CoA dehydrogenase — translation MQFQYSEDQRIIQKMAREFAEKEVVIGIGERDENEEFSRELFDTLGKIGFAGICFPEKYGGADGDFLSYILAVEELSKVDDGLGITLSATVSLCAWPIYAYGTEDQKQKYLPPLLEGTALGAFGLTEPNAGTDAASQQTVAILDGEHYIINGSKIFITNAGEAETYVIFAMTDKAKGAKGISAFILEKGMPGFTFGKKEHKMGIRTSITMELVFQDLRIPRENLLGREGDGFKIAMSTLDGGRIGVAAQALGIAQAALDHATKYAKERVQFGKPLASNQAIAFMLADMATKVEAARLLVYRAAYLKGKGLSYAKEAAMAKMYASDAAMSVTTDAVQIFGGYGYSREYPVERLMRNAKITQIYEGTNQVQRMVISSAILR, via the coding sequence GTGCAATTTCAATATAGTGAAGATCAAAGGATAATTCAAAAAATGGCGCGTGAATTTGCAGAGAAAGAAGTGGTCATTGGTATAGGTGAGCGGGATGAAAACGAAGAGTTTTCTCGGGAATTATTTGATACACTGGGGAAAATAGGGTTCGCTGGTATTTGTTTTCCCGAGAAATATGGTGGCGCTGATGGTGACTTTTTAAGCTATATTTTAGCGGTTGAAGAACTATCTAAAGTGGATGATGGTCTTGGTATTACTTTGTCTGCTACGGTATCATTATGTGCCTGGCCAATTTATGCTTATGGAACGGAAGATCAAAAACAGAAATATTTGCCGCCATTACTTGAAGGAACTGCGCTTGGAGCATTTGGTTTGACTGAGCCTAATGCCGGTACTGATGCTGCTTCACAGCAGACGGTGGCTATATTAGATGGAGAGCATTACATTATAAATGGCAGTAAGATTTTTATTACTAATGCTGGTGAAGCTGAGACTTATGTTATTTTTGCTATGACTGACAAAGCAAAAGGTGCAAAGGGTATTTCCGCATTTATCCTGGAAAAGGGTATGCCTGGTTTTACTTTTGGTAAAAAGGAACATAAGATGGGTATTCGTACTTCCATTACTATGGAACTAGTATTCCAGGATTTACGTATACCACGAGAAAATCTGCTAGGCAGAGAAGGCGATGGCTTCAAAATTGCAATGAGTACTCTTGATGGCGGTCGTATTGGTGTTGCCGCTCAAGCTCTTGGGATTGCCCAAGCCGCTCTGGATCATGCCACTAAATATGCCAAGGAGCGGGTGCAATTTGGTAAACCGCTTGCCAGCAATCAGGCTATTGCATTTATGCTAGCTGATATGGCGACCAAAGTTGAGGCTGCCCGTCTTCTAGTATATCGAGCTGCCTATCTTAAAGGTAAAGGCTTATCTTATGCCAAAGAAGCAGCCATGGCAAAAATGTATGCTTCTGATGCAGCCATGTCTGTTACTACTGATGCCGTGCAAATTTTTGGCGGCTATGGCTATAGCCGAGAATATCCAGTTGAGCGTCTGATGCGTAACGCAAAGATTACACAAATTTATGAAGGTACCAACCAAGTACAACGTATGGTTATTTCCAGTGCTATATTACGGTAA
- a CDS encoding electron transfer flavoprotein subunit beta/FixA family protein: MEIVVCVKQVPDTTEVKIDPQTNTLIRQGIPSIVNPFDKNAVEAALQIKEKYGGRVTVISMGPPQAKEALKECLAMGVDEAILMSDRAFGGSDTLATSHTLAAGIKKMGKVDLIICGKQAIDGDTAQVGPEIAEHLNIPQVTYVAKIDALTDAIRVEREHEEGYEIIESSLPALVTVIKSSNHQPRYATVKGALKANRKEIPVWTVHDVQVGAERIGLKGSPTQVRRIFTPSQRMQGEIIKADTAREAAFKLVAKLSEAKIV; encoded by the coding sequence ATGGAAATAGTAGTTTGCGTCAAGCAAGTGCCTGACACGACTGAAGTAAAGATTGATCCCCAGACGAATACTTTGATTCGCCAGGGTATTCCCAGTATTGTCAATCCTTTCGATAAAAATGCCGTAGAAGCTGCGTTGCAAATTAAAGAAAAGTATGGCGGACGGGTTACGGTCATTTCCATGGGACCACCCCAGGCTAAAGAGGCTTTAAAAGAATGTTTGGCCATGGGGGTTGACGAAGCCATTCTGATGAGTGATCGTGCCTTTGGTGGCTCTGATACGTTAGCTACCAGTCATACGCTAGCTGCTGGCATCAAAAAAATGGGCAAAGTGGATCTCATCATCTGTGGCAAACAAGCTATCGATGGCGATACTGCTCAAGTTGGTCCGGAAATTGCCGAACATCTTAATATTCCACAAGTAACCTATGTAGCAAAAATTGATGCACTGACTGATGCTATCCGTGTGGAGCGGGAGCATGAAGAAGGTTATGAAATTATTGAATCTTCTTTGCCTGCACTAGTGACCGTAATTAAGTCCAGCAATCATCAGCCGCGTTACGCTACCGTTAAGGGCGCGCTGAAAGCTAACCGCAAAGAAATTCCTGTATGGACAGTACATGATGTTCAGGTTGGAGCTGAACGTATCGGGCTTAAAGGATCGCCAACCCAAGTGCGCCGTATTTTTACTCCAAGTCAACGGATGCAAGGAGAAATCATTAAGGCAGATACAGCTAGAGAAGCGGCTTTTAAGTTAGTAGCCAAACTATCAGAGGCAAAGATTGTTTAG